In a single window of the Streptomyces sp. NBC_01298 genome:
- a CDS encoding LuxR C-terminal-related transcriptional regulator: MCDIEVETYRRALRGELLEEDEPGLRNLLARGVLVANPFHHGIYVPTPPHYLETQLHASVLRTLSAAVEEFAQIPAFVRELEAEQQRHGQPFSPAASVHLRSVDAVNAETIRTTMGASREILTAQPGFRSTKVLKGALNRHMEPARRGVTVRTIYRASERSNANQSQWVAEVTAAGAEVRTLGESFPRLILVDRAHAFFEAFDEDGVLIPKTAWYSQDRAVCEVLALYFYTGWERADPWLPDAKDEPAGSTGAEHKTTKLQRTILRSVVAGRGYDQIGKDLGVSERTVSVHLSNLRTALGFKTLPQLAHWWATSPERLLS, translated from the coding sequence ATGTGCGACATCGAGGTGGAGACCTACCGACGGGCGCTTCGAGGCGAGCTCCTCGAGGAAGACGAGCCCGGCCTCAGGAATCTTCTGGCCAGGGGGGTCCTGGTCGCCAACCCCTTCCACCACGGGATCTACGTACCGACGCCCCCGCACTACCTGGAGACCCAGCTCCACGCGAGCGTGCTCAGGACACTGAGCGCCGCAGTCGAGGAGTTCGCCCAGATCCCCGCCTTCGTGCGCGAGCTCGAAGCGGAACAGCAGAGGCACGGCCAGCCCTTCAGCCCGGCCGCATCCGTCCACCTGCGCAGCGTGGACGCGGTGAACGCTGAGACGATCCGCACCACGATGGGTGCCAGCCGCGAGATCCTCACCGCCCAGCCCGGATTCCGGTCGACGAAAGTCCTCAAAGGGGCTCTGAACCGGCACATGGAGCCCGCACGGCGCGGTGTGACGGTCCGTACGATTTACAGGGCCAGTGAGCGCAGCAACGCGAACCAGAGCCAGTGGGTTGCCGAGGTGACGGCTGCCGGCGCGGAGGTCCGGACCCTGGGCGAGAGCTTCCCCCGGCTGATCCTCGTCGACCGGGCGCACGCCTTCTTCGAAGCCTTCGACGAAGACGGCGTCCTGATCCCCAAGACCGCCTGGTACAGCCAGGACCGGGCAGTCTGCGAGGTACTGGCCTTGTATTTCTATACGGGATGGGAGCGGGCAGACCCGTGGCTGCCCGATGCGAAGGACGAGCCCGCCGGCAGCACCGGGGCGGAGCACAAGACCACGAAGCTCCAGCGGACAATCTTGCGCAGTGTCGTCGCCGGCCGCGGCTACGACCAGATTGGTAAGGATCTCGGGGTGAGCGAGCGGACAGTGAGCGTGCACCTCTCGAACCTCAGGACCGCTCTCGGCTTCAAAACGCTGCCCCAGCTGGCCCACTGGTGGGCGACGTCACCGGAACGACTGCTCTCGTAG